In a single window of the Aridibaculum aurantiacum genome:
- a CDS encoding acyl-CoA thioesterase, which produces MSKPIPLPENDQMQAKKASDSFTIMNEIVLPNDTNTFGNLMGGRLMYWMDIAAGIAAGKHCNFPSMTASVDNLSFKNPIKLGNVVHIEAKVSRAFTTSMEIHLMVWGEDLLHQYKYESNEAFFTFVALDPYNKPRPVPQLIPETEDEKRIYEGALRRRQVRLILGGKMKPDDANELKALFIKP; this is translated from the coding sequence ATGAGCAAACCAATACCTTTGCCCGAAAACGACCAAATGCAAGCGAAGAAAGCTAGTGATAGTTTTACTATCATGAACGAAATAGTGCTTCCCAACGACACTAATACTTTTGGAAACCTGATGGGAGGACGATTGATGTACTGGATGGATATTGCAGCCGGCATAGCTGCGGGCAAACATTGCAATTTTCCAAGTATGACTGCCAGCGTAGATAACCTGTCTTTCAAGAACCCGATCAAGTTGGGCAACGTAGTACATATAGAAGCCAAAGTATCACGCGCTTTTACTACCTCTATGGAAATTCACCTGATGGTTTGGGGAGAGGACCTTTTGCACCAATATAAGTACGAGAGCAATGAAGCCTTTTTCACATTTGTGGCTCTTGACCCATACAATAAACCTCGTCCTGTACCGCAACTGATACCTGAGACTGAAGATGAAAAACGTATTTACGAAGGCGCCCTCAGGAGAAGGCAAGTACGACTTATACTAGGCGGAAAGATGAAACCCGATGATGCGAATGAGTTGAAGGCGCTTTTTATTAAGCCGTAG
- a CDS encoding SIMPL domain-containing protein, whose product MKKIFLLLLVCSQLITLRANSQDANRQKTVNVSGTAEMEIVPDEIYVHVELREYDKKGGSKVDIDKIKNDFLKAALAVGIPETDLSVQGYQGWDGNQWWYKKNKKKNPDMKASITYQVKLASTRKMDELVQKLDDEATHNFFIARVSHSKIQDLKKQLKIQAVKAAKEKAIYLSEAIGEKVGDAISINEPNEVQFHPQPVYANRMMAQEATMAADFRAPSSPEIDFKKMKLKFDVHVTFSLK is encoded by the coding sequence ATGAAAAAGATTTTCCTCTTATTACTGGTTTGTTCACAATTGATAACGTTGCGTGCTAACAGCCAGGATGCCAACAGGCAGAAAACAGTGAACGTAAGCGGTACCGCCGAAATGGAAATTGTTCCGGATGAGATATATGTACATGTAGAGCTGCGTGAATATGATAAAAAAGGTGGAAGCAAAGTGGACATTGATAAGATCAAGAATGATTTTCTAAAGGCGGCCTTGGCTGTTGGCATTCCTGAAACGGATCTTTCTGTGCAAGGATACCAGGGCTGGGATGGCAACCAGTGGTGGTATAAAAAGAATAAGAAAAAGAACCCTGACATGAAGGCAAGCATTACTTACCAGGTGAAGCTAGCAAGTACAAGAAAGATGGATGAGCTGGTGCAAAAACTAGATGATGAAGCCACTCACAATTTTTTTATAGCTCGTGTATCTCACAGTAAAATCCAAGATCTGAAAAAGCAGTTGAAGATACAGGCTGTAAAAGCCGCTAAAGAAAAGGCCATTTATCTTTCTGAAGCCATTGGCGAAAAAGTAGGAGATGCTATCAGCATCAATGAACCAAACGAAGTGCAGTTTCATCCACAGCCAGTATATGCTAACAGGATGATGGCGCAGGAAGCAACCATGGCCGCTGATTTTCGTGCACCTTCATCGCCTGAAATAGATTTCAAAAAAATGAAGTTGAAATTTGATGTTCATGTTACTTTCTCTTTAAAATAA
- a CDS encoding thymidylate synthase, whose amino-acid sequence MQQYLQLLQHIIDNGTSKTDRTGTGTTSVFGYQMRFNLQEGFPLVTTKKLHLKSIIHELLWFLKGETNTRYLTENGVSIWNEWADENGELGPVYGKQWRSWQGADGKVIDQIAEAVQQIKNNPDSRRIIVSAWNVGELSQMALMPCHALFQFYVADGKLSCQLYQRSADVFLGVPFNIASYALLTVMMAQVCDLQPGDFVHTFGDVHLYNNHIEQAQLQLTRTPFPLPQVRLNPDVKDIFSFTFEDITVENYQSHPAIKAPVAV is encoded by the coding sequence ATGCAACAATACCTACAGCTACTTCAGCATATAATAGATAATGGCACTTCTAAAACAGACCGTACAGGTACGGGTACTACCAGTGTGTTTGGATACCAGATGCGGTTTAACCTGCAGGAAGGCTTTCCGCTGGTGACTACCAAGAAGCTACACCTGAAAAGTATTATTCATGAGTTGCTGTGGTTTCTGAAAGGTGAAACCAATACGCGATACCTTACCGAAAATGGTGTGAGCATATGGAATGAATGGGCTGATGAGAATGGTGAACTGGGGCCGGTATATGGCAAGCAGTGGCGCAGCTGGCAAGGTGCCGATGGTAAAGTAATAGACCAGATTGCTGAGGCAGTACAACAGATAAAGAACAACCCCGACAGCCGGCGCATCATTGTAAGTGCCTGGAATGTGGGAGAGTTGTCGCAGATGGCGTTGATGCCTTGCCATGCATTGTTCCAGTTTTATGTAGCCGATGGAAAGCTGAGTTGCCAGTTGTACCAGCGCAGCGCAGATGTATTTCTTGGCGTACCGTTTAATATAGCATCGTATGCATTGCTGACTGTGATGATGGCGCAGGTGTGCGACCTGCAGCCAGGAGATTTTGTACATACGTTTGGCGATGTGCACTTGTACAACAATCATATTGAGCAGGCGCAACTGCAACTTACACGTACTCCTTTCCCGCTTCCGCAAGTGAGGCTTAATCCTGACGTGAAAGACATCTTCAGTTTCACTTTTGAAGATATAACTGTAGAAAACTATCAATCGCATCCTGCTATAAAAGCACCGGTAGCAGTTTAA
- a CDS encoding dihydrofolate reductase: MTVSLIVAASTNHAIGIGNQLPWHLPTDMKFFKNTTWGLPVIMGRKTYESMNSKPLPGRVNIIITRQEDWSSEGVQVAASVEDALTLARKTDCKEAFVIGGGEIFSLVMDHASKIYMTRVHTELVGDVFFPAIDEKQWKLVEQRDVAKDEKHAYDFTIEKWERIIPFSVE, translated from the coding sequence TTGACTGTATCACTAATTGTTGCGGCTTCTACTAATCATGCTATTGGCATAGGCAACCAGTTGCCATGGCACCTGCCTACCGATATGAAGTTTTTTAAAAACACTACCTGGGGACTGCCGGTGATAATGGGTCGCAAGACTTATGAATCGATGAATAGTAAGCCGCTGCCAGGCAGGGTGAATATTATCATTACCCGGCAAGAAGACTGGAGCAGCGAAGGTGTACAAGTAGCCGCTTCGGTGGAAGATGCGTTGACACTAGCAAGAAAAACAGATTGTAAAGAGGCGTTTGTTATTGGTGGCGGTGAAATATTTTCTCTTGTGATGGACCATGCATCGAAGATTTACATGACGCGGGTGCATACAGAATTAGTTGGCGATGTTTTCTTCCCGGCTATTGATGAAAAACAATGGAAACTGGTGGAGCAAAGAGATGTAGCCAAAGACGAGAAACATGCTTATGATTTCACCATTGAAAAATGGGAACGCATCATTCCTTTTAGTGTTGAATAG
- a CDS encoding proline dehydrogenase family protein, with translation MNISFDNTENAFAYKSTSELKQAHLLFKSMDYPWLVSLGTKLTPWALDAGLPINGIIRNTIFKQFVGGETLEETSKVTNTLDKYNVEVILDYGVEGKEGEENFDKATQQFIKVVNYAATQPHIPYISIKVTGLSRFGLLEALNEAPRLRSGVHDNEAENEEWDRVRERMYQICSVAAEKKVGVLIDAEESWIQDPIDKLTMEMMEEFNQEEAIVYNTIQLYRHDRLHFLDVSYRIAQERGFVLGIKLVRGAYMEKERDRALTYSYPSPIQPDKASTDRDYDAAVKYCIDRLDKVACIVATHNENSNLLAVKLMEEKGHSLKHPHLHFSQLLGMSDHITFNLAKAGCSVSKYVPFGPIKDVIPYLMRRAQENTSVAGQTSRELSLIKKELKRRKG, from the coding sequence ATGAATATTTCTTTCGATAATACTGAGAATGCGTTTGCCTATAAATCAACAAGTGAACTGAAGCAAGCGCATTTGTTGTTTAAAAGTATGGACTATCCCTGGCTGGTGTCGCTTGGCACCAAGCTTACCCCGTGGGCACTTGATGCAGGTTTACCTATAAATGGGATTATCAGGAATACTATTTTCAAACAATTTGTAGGCGGCGAAACATTGGAAGAAACCAGTAAGGTGACCAATACTTTGGATAAGTATAACGTAGAGGTGATACTGGATTATGGCGTAGAAGGAAAAGAAGGTGAAGAAAATTTTGACAAAGCTACTCAACAGTTCATCAAGGTGGTGAATTATGCCGCAACGCAACCACACATTCCCTATATCAGCATAAAAGTTACCGGGCTCTCCAGGTTTGGATTATTAGAAGCACTGAATGAAGCACCTCGTTTACGGTCAGGTGTGCACGACAATGAAGCAGAGAATGAAGAATGGGATAGGGTAAGAGAAAGGATGTACCAGATATGCAGTGTGGCAGCAGAGAAAAAAGTAGGTGTACTAATAGATGCTGAAGAAAGCTGGATACAAGATCCAATAGATAAACTTACCATGGAGATGATGGAGGAGTTTAACCAGGAGGAAGCTATTGTTTATAACACTATTCAACTATACCGCCACGACCGGCTGCATTTCCTGGATGTTTCATACCGCATCGCCCAGGAACGAGGTTTTGTACTTGGAATAAAACTGGTTCGTGGAGCGTACATGGAGAAAGAAAGAGATAGGGCATTAACCTATAGCTATCCTTCGCCTATACAGCCAGATAAAGCCAGCACCGACAGGGACTATGATGCTGCAGTAAAGTATTGCATTGACCGTCTTGATAAAGTAGCATGCATTGTAGCTACGCATAACGAGAATAGTAACCTGCTTGCAGTAAAGCTGATGGAAGAAAAAGGTCATTCTCTTAAACATCCTCACCTGCACTTCTCGCAGTTGTTGGGCATGAGCGACCATATTACTTTTAACTTGGCAAAGGCTGGTTGTTCTGTAAGTAAATATGTTCCTTTTGGACCTATAAAAGATGTGATTCCTTACCTGATGCGCCGTGCGCAGGAGAATACCAGCGTTGCCGGCCAAACCAGCAGGGAACTTAGCCTGATAAAGAAGGAATTGAAAAGGCGGAAAGGGTAA
- a CDS encoding lysophospholipid acyltransferase family protein, which translates to MSSFSDRLKHVKIIRKIVYAVVGIITYPGLAIINKLKIEGTEHLEKLPKNNVLFVSNHQTYFADVITFLHIFCAVKWRKRNRLGVPYYLLNPFTNLYYVAAEETMNGSWISKLFKLAGALTVKRTWRSEGKEVRRGLDPSDTRKITDALSTSWIITFPQGTTKPFAPGRKGTAYIIQKHNPIVVPIVINGFWRAFTKKGLTFKKRGSTISVRFKEPMRFDANQPVDEILEQVMDAIEQSKRFMLKGKHHKINEQDK; encoded by the coding sequence ATGAGTTCGTTCTCCGACAGATTAAAGCACGTAAAGATCATTCGCAAAATAGTTTATGCTGTTGTAGGCATCATTACTTACCCGGGTTTAGCTATCATCAATAAGCTGAAGATAGAAGGCACTGAACATTTAGAAAAGCTTCCTAAGAATAATGTTCTGTTCGTTAGCAATCACCAGACCTACTTTGCGGATGTCATTACTTTCCTACATATTTTTTGTGCAGTAAAGTGGCGCAAACGAAACAGGTTGGGTGTTCCTTATTACCTGCTTAATCCATTCACCAACTTATATTATGTAGCTGCCGAAGAAACAATGAATGGCAGCTGGATCAGCAAACTTTTCAAACTGGCAGGCGCACTTACAGTAAAACGTACATGGCGTTCGGAAGGTAAAGAAGTAAGAAGAGGATTGGATCCATCTGATACGCGTAAAATAACTGATGCGCTTTCTACCAGTTGGATAATTACTTTTCCGCAAGGCACTACCAAACCATTTGCACCTGGAAGAAAAGGTACCGCTTACATTATTCAAAAACACAATCCCATCGTAGTTCCGATTGTCATCAATGGCTTTTGGAGAGCATTCACTAAGAAAGGCCTCACCTTCAAGAAAAGGGGATCTACCATATCTGTTCGTTTTAAAGAACCAATGCGTTTCGATGCCAACCAACCGGTGGATGAAATACTGGAACAGGTCATGGATGCGATAGAGCAAAGCAAACGCTTCATGCTAAAAGGCAAGCATCATAAAATAAACGAACAGGATAAGTAG